Proteins co-encoded in one Aquincola tertiaricarbonis genomic window:
- a CDS encoding GtrA family protein: MNHLRSTLLRSQLLRFGLVGCVGFLVDASLTLLFHQQLGLGEAPARVLAFLVAATAGWWLNHQFTFQARTPARASSWLRYVVLTSAGAAINIGCYLAVVRVLGTRPLQLLAGVAVGSIVAMGFNFWVSRRWVFAAG, from the coding sequence TTGAACCACCTGCGGAGCACCCTGCTGCGCTCGCAGCTGCTGCGCTTCGGTCTGGTGGGCTGCGTCGGCTTCCTGGTCGACGCCAGCCTGACGCTGCTCTTCCACCAGCAGCTGGGGCTGGGCGAGGCGCCGGCACGGGTGCTGGCCTTCCTCGTCGCCGCCACGGCAGGCTGGTGGCTGAACCACCAGTTCACCTTCCAGGCGCGCACGCCTGCCCGCGCCTCCAGCTGGCTGCGCTACGTCGTGCTGACGAGTGCGGGCGCCGCCATCAACATCGGCTGCTACCTGGCTGTGGTGCGCGTGCTGGGCACGCGTCCGCTGCAGCTGCTGGCCGGTGTGGCGGTGGGCTCCATCGTCGCGATGGGATTCAACTTCTGGGTGTCTCGCCGCTGGGTGTTTGCCGCAGGTTAG